A portion of the Brachyspira sp. SAP_772 genome contains these proteins:
- a CDS encoding Crp/Fnr family transcriptional regulator, translating to MEKYIDIILKSSLFSNIDRBDVLNMINSFQNKSYKKGNTIIDIGDYIDNIYLILDGMVEVSKEYDDARKNIVNILNAGDIFAESFALSTNKISTIQALSFTDTKILKINTNNIFNNSTFLKNLIRVLSDKNIFLSIKNDILSQKSLRSKIXLYLKYMSNIQKSNNIVIPYNRDKLAEFISSDRSALSRELNRLSKEKIIKLEGNKITILKH from the coding sequence ATGGAAAAATATATAGATATAATATTAAAATCAAGTTTATTCAGCAATATAGATAGARATGATGTTCTTAATATGATTAATAGCTTTCAAAATAAATCATATAAAAAAGGAAATACCATTATAGATATAGGAGACTACATAGATAATATTTATTTAATATTAGATGGTATGGTAGAGGTTTCCAAAGAATATGATGATGCGAGAAAAAATATAGTTAATATATTAAATGCGGGAGATATTTTTGCTGAATCTTTTGCTTTATCTACAAATAAAATTTCTACTATACAGGCATTATCTTTTACAGATACTAAAATATTAAAAATAAATACTAATAATATTTTTAATAATTCAACTTTTTTGAAAAATTTAATTAGGGTTCTATCTGATAAAAATATATTCCTTTCTATAAAAAATGATATTCTAAGYCAAAAAAGTTTAAGAAGTAAAATAATRCTTTATTTGAAATATATGTCTAATATACAAAAATCTAATAATATAGTAATACCGTATAATAGAGATAAATTAGCAGAGTTTATATCTTCAGATAGAAGTGCATTATCAAGAGAATTAAATAGATTATCAAAGGAAAAAATAATAAAATTGGAAGGAAATAAAATAACAATTTTAAAACATTAA